A genomic region of Caulobacter sp. NIBR2454 contains the following coding sequences:
- a CDS encoding NUDIX domain-containing protein — protein sequence MSQKPSWMRSHGAPWKSTGSRAVYDNPWLTVSEHDAVSPTGRAARYGVVGFKNIATGVVPLHEDGTVTLVGQNRFAHRDYSWEVPEGGAPKGEDPLKGAKRELREETGLIAADWSLILQAQLSNSVTDEVAYGYLATGLKAGKAAPDETEDLAIARVPFREALDAAVAGHMPDMLTLALLLRVHHMAVQGELPHGLARLVLG from the coding sequence CATGGAAGAGTACGGGCTCGCGGGCCGTCTATGACAATCCCTGGCTGACGGTCAGCGAACACGACGCCGTGTCGCCCACCGGCCGCGCCGCGCGCTATGGCGTGGTCGGGTTCAAGAACATCGCCACGGGCGTGGTGCCGCTGCATGAGGACGGCACCGTCACCCTGGTGGGTCAGAACCGCTTCGCTCACCGCGACTATAGCTGGGAGGTGCCCGAAGGCGGCGCGCCCAAGGGTGAGGATCCGCTCAAGGGCGCCAAGCGCGAACTGCGCGAGGAGACAGGCCTGATCGCCGCCGACTGGAGCCTGATCCTTCAGGCCCAACTGTCCAATTCGGTCACCGACGAGGTCGCCTATGGCTATCTGGCCACTGGCCTGAAGGCGGGCAAGGCCGCGCCGGACGAGACCGAGGACCTGGCCATCGCACGCGTGCCGTTCCGGGAGGCGCTCGACGCCGCCGTGGCCGGTCACATGCCCGACATGCTCACCCTGGCGCTGTTGCTTCGGGTCCACCATATGGCCGTGCAGGGAGAGCTGCCGCACGGCCTGGCGCGACTTGTGCTAGGCTAG